GTTACTTGTCTTTATCTCATTGAGAGAGATCTTGTATTTAATTGAAGTAAGTATGTTTACAGGGGATGCGTTATTTGCGCTGAGGATGTCCTTACGCGCATTGCCTAATCAGCTTAGTGACTGGAACCAGAACCAAGTGAACCCTTGCACTTGGTCTCAAGTCATTTGCGATGACAAAAACTTTGTCACTTCTCTGTAAGTTGGATTCTATAGTGTCACTCACTCTCCAAGcaagttatttatttatttatttatttgcagTACCTTGTCAGACATGAACTTCAATGGAACTTTATCTTCAAGAATAGGAATCCTCGGAACACTCAAGACTCTGTAAGTTTTTAACTTAGCGTAACACATCCTACAAACAGATTCTGTCCTAAGCGTTTTTGCTGTTATTTCTTTTAGTACGTTGAAGGGGAATGGAATAGCGGGTGGAATACCGGAAGAGTTTGGAAACTTGACTAGCTTGACTAGTTTGGATTTGGAGGATAATGAGCTGAGTGGGTTTATACCGTCCACTCTTGGTAATCTCAAGAAGCTTCAGTTCTTGTAAGTAAGCTTTTTGCCTTCCAGTGCTGCACATTGTTGTATAGAGAGGGAGCATGTGTCTTTTTATTCATTGTGTATTTGGCTAAGCAGGACGTTGAGTAGGAATAATCTTAATGGGACTATCCCTGTGTCACTCACTGGTCTTCCAAACCTGATAAATCTGTAAGTTACTGTTCTCTCTGTTTCTATGCTTCCCATCTTTTTAAAAGCATTCTTTGTCTTAATCACATTGTTTTGCAGTCTGCTTGATTCCAATCATCTCAGTGGCCAGATTCCTCAAACTCTATTTGAGATCCCAAAATACAAGTATGTTCCACTACTTTAAAGatgaatctgtttttttttttttttcacttcgTTTGGCAgtgatttttcaaattttagtcaaatttaaccgaaaaccaaaacgtcagtagaaaattttgaaaccgaactaaccgaaaaccgaatcaaatttctttttggttCACTTTGGTGAGAGTACGACGGACCTGAACTAACCGAATTGCGAACTAACCCACATGCCTAATTTTAGCAGTAATCTGATATGGTTTTTATCAACTGTAGTTTCACAGGAAACAACTTGAATTGTGGTGTTGGTCAACCTCATTCTTGTGTATCTGAGGTTGCTCGTTCAGGTAGCTACATTACTTTGGGATTGGTTGagccatattttattttattttattttatttctgctGATGGCGCTTGTCTGTGGTGAATAGGTGATTCAAGCAAGCCAAAAACTGGCATTATTGCAGGAGTTGTTGCCGGAGTTACAGTCATACTCTTTGGAATCTTGGTGTTTTTGTTCTGCAGGGATAGGCATAAAGGATACAAACGTGACGTGTTCGTCGATGTTGCAGGTCTGTCATATacttaatgttcaaaaaataacCAGACGGTAACTAGTTGAGACTAGCTAGGCAAATTATTCGAAGTGGTTAacgaattattgatttattttatatttatataaaatattttagtttttaggtttaattataaaattatttttacgaattatcaaaattagatatacaaaacaaagGAAACGTAATTATGTGGATTTATCGAACATTATTACTTAATCTAAcaatttaaactaattaaaatcaatttaaactgATTTAGAACAATTTAAACCGGTTTAGAATGgtttaagaaaatcattttgTCTAGGATTAATTTGtcgcctagaccgattttttttagaatcatgCATATACCTATTTGATGATAAATAGTGTGAAATAAAGAGGCTAAAATCTTCAAACTTTATCTCTTAGGTGAAGTGGACAGGAGAATAGCATTTGGACAGCTAAAAAGATTTGCATGGAGAGAGCTCCAACTAGCCACAGACAACTTCAGCGAAAAGAACGTGCTCGGCCAAGGCGGCTTCGGGAAAGTCTACAAAGGAGTGCTTCCAGACAACACCAAAGTCGCTGTCAAAAGACTCACAGACTTCGAATCTCCCGGTGGAGACGCTGCTTTCCAGCGAGAAGTCGAGATGATAAGCGTAGCCGTCCACAAGAACCTCCTCCGCCTCATAGGTTTCTGCACCACTCAAACGGAACGCCTCTTGGTTTACCCCTTCATGCAGAACCTCAGCCTCGCGCACCGTCTCAGAGAGATCAAGGCGGGGGACCCGGTTCTTGACTGGGAGACTAGGAAACGCATTGCGTTAGGAGCGGCGCGTGGGTTTGAGTATCTTCACGAGCATTGCAACCCTAAGATCATACATAGAGACGTGAAGGCTGCTAACGTGTTGCTGGATGAGGATTTTGAGGCCGTGGTTGGTGATTTTGGGTTGGCTAAGTTGGTTGATGTTAGGAGGACTAATGTGACTACTCAGGTTAGAGGAACAATGGGTCACATTGCTCCGGAGTATCTATCTACAGGGAAGTCATCGGAGAGGACCGATGTTTTCGGGTATGGGATCATGCTTCTTGAGCTTGTGACAGGACAAAGAGCTATAGATTTTTCACGtttggaggaagaagatgatgtcttGTTGCTTGACCACgtatgtaattttattttatttattttttgtaacacaattaaccttttatttactattataatcttttttttttttggttttggacaGGTGAAGAAGCTGGAAAGGGAGAAGAGGTTGGGAGCTATTGTGGATAAGAACTTGGATGGAGATTATGTGAAAGAAGAAGTGGAGATGATGATACAAGTGGCTTTGCTTTGTACGCAAGGCTCACCGGAAGATAGACCGGTGATGTCTGAAGTTGTGAGGATGCTGGAAGGAGAAGGTCTTGCGGAGAGGTGGGAAGAGTGGCAAAACGTGGAGGTCACGAGACGTCACGAGTTCGAGAGGATGCAGAGGAGGTTTGATTGGGGTGAGGATTCTATGAATAACCAAGATGCTATTGAACTATCAGGTGGGAGATGACCAAACATCAAATCTTGATTTTACTGTAAAGTTTTTTGTTTCAAACATTTCAGTAATGTCAAGTGTGTACATGTTTTGTTTTCATGGGCTATCTTTGACTTGGATACTGTGTAAGAGAATTGGGCACTACAATGTTTGATTGTTACCTCTTTTGAATagttttattttgacttttctCGTTGACTCCAACCTTGGAGTAGTCGTGCATAATAATGTCACTTGAGATTTGTCACACTAGTCTTGTATATCTAATGCGATTTCTCTTTCCGTTATAGGCGTGggtttgaatattataaataaatattttgactcATCGAGAATATACTTGACTACGTAATACGTATCCTATCATGGctaatcaaaataaaatctGATTTAAATATCCAAAATGTTTAGATAAAACATAGATACAAACCAGTTGACAAAGAAAATGGATACTAACATGTATTTGTCGGGTCACTCGATCTTTGGCGAAAGAAGTCAAATTATATACTCAATGAGTGAGTGAATACATTTCTTTAACCTAACGAGAGAGATCATTTGATCTGACATCACATAtctgattttatattattaaataactaCTTGCCCTCTTATATTTATCGTTAGCCAGACGATCAtatggttcttttttttttttgaatgaatgtaaaatttattcaagCAAAAAAACTTTTTACATCAAGTGCATCTGTTTTTTTGATTATATACTC
This genomic interval from Brassica napus cultivar Da-Ae chromosome A2 unlocalized genomic scaffold, Da-Ae chrA02_Random_1, whole genome shotgun sequence contains the following:
- the LOC125574978 gene encoding probable LRR receptor-like serine/threonine-protein kinase At5g10290, encoding MFTFQKMALTLTVLILACLLSLVSPDAQGDALFALRMSLRALPNQLSDWNQNQVNPCTWSQVICDDKNFVTSLTLSDMNFNGTLSSRIGILGTLKTLTLKGNGIAGGIPEEFGNLTSLTSLDLEDNELSGFIPSTLGNLKKLQFLTLSRNNLNGTIPVSLTGLPNLINLLLDSNHLSGQIPQTLFEIPKYNFTGNNLNCGVGQPHSCVSEVARSGDSSKPKTGIIAGVVAGVTVILFGILVFLFCRDRHKGYKRDVFVDVAGEVDRRIAFGQLKRFAWRELQLATDNFSEKNVLGQGGFGKVYKGVLPDNTKVAVKRLTDFESPGGDAAFQREVEMISVAVHKNLLRLIGFCTTQTERLLVYPFMQNLSLAHRLREIKAGDPVLDWETRKRIALGAARGFEYLHEHCNPKIIHRDVKAANVLLDEDFEAVVGDFGLAKLVDVRRTNVTTQVRGTMGHIAPEYLSTGKSSERTDVFGYGIMLLELVTGQRAIDFSRLEEEDDVLLLDHVKKLEREKRLGAIVDKNLDGDYVKEEVEMMIQVALLCTQGSPEDRPVMSEVVRMLEGEGLAERWEEWQNVEVTRRHEFERMQRRFDWGEDSMNNQDAIELSGGR